The following proteins come from a genomic window of Brevibacillus antibioticus:
- a CDS encoding branched-chain amino acid aminotransferase, which translates to MECQFTITRTEQKKEKPASDKLGFGVHFTDHMFTMDYTEGKGWHDPQIVPYSPLTLDPAAMVFHYGQAVFEGLKAYRNQEGKVRLFRPDQNFKRMNRSLERMSMPLIDEDFMVEALKQLVAVDKEWIPIESGQSLYIRPFVIATEPCFGVRASHTYKLVIVLSPVGAYYAGGMKPVKIYVENNYVRAVRGGTGNAKVAGNYAGSLKAQVEAKEKGYEQVLWLDGVENKYIEEVGSMNVFFKVKGEVWTPALNGSILEGITRDSTIQLLKDWGIPVVEKRISMEDLHTAYVNGELEEAFGTGTAAVISPVGDLNWNGHQMIINGEKTGELTTRLYDEMTGIQCGEREDKFGWSVEVTE; encoded by the coding sequence ATGGAGTGTCAGTTCACAATTACCCGGACAGAACAGAAAAAAGAGAAGCCAGCTTCTGACAAGCTGGGGTTCGGTGTTCATTTTACCGATCACATGTTCACCATGGATTACACAGAAGGTAAAGGTTGGCATGATCCACAAATCGTTCCATACTCTCCGCTGACATTGGACCCGGCAGCAATGGTGTTCCATTACGGGCAAGCTGTATTTGAGGGCTTGAAAGCTTATCGCAATCAAGAGGGCAAGGTTCGCTTGTTCCGTCCTGATCAAAATTTCAAGCGTATGAACCGTTCACTGGAGCGTATGAGCATGCCGTTAATCGACGAGGATTTCATGGTCGAGGCATTGAAACAGCTGGTTGCGGTAGATAAAGAATGGATTCCAATAGAAAGCGGACAGTCTCTCTACATTCGTCCCTTCGTAATTGCGACAGAGCCATGCTTTGGTGTGCGCGCTTCGCATACGTACAAATTGGTGATCGTGCTCTCTCCAGTTGGAGCGTACTATGCGGGTGGCATGAAGCCTGTGAAAATTTACGTAGAAAACAACTATGTTCGTGCGGTAAGAGGCGGAACAGGAAACGCAAAAGTAGCAGGTAACTACGCAGGCAGTCTGAAAGCACAAGTAGAAGCAAAAGAAAAAGGCTATGAGCAAGTGCTGTGGCTCGATGGCGTAGAGAACAAATATATTGAAGAAGTAGGCAGCATGAACGTGTTCTTCAAGGTAAAAGGGGAAGTGTGGACTCCAGCGTTGAACGGCAGCATCCTGGAGGGTATCACGAGAGATTCGACCATCCAATTGCTCAAGGACTGGGGAATTCCCGTCGTAGAGAAGCGGATTTCCATGGAAGACCTGCATACCGCTTACGTCAACGGTGAGCTGGAAGAAGCATTCGGTACCGGAACTGCAGCTGTTATTTCCCCGGTCGGTGACCTGAACTGGAACGGACATCAGATGATCATTAACGGTGAAAAAACCGGGGAATTGACAACGAGACTGTACGACGAGATGACAGGAATCCAGTGCGGTGAGCGTGAAGACAAGTTTGGCTGGTCGGTAGAAGTGACAGAATAA
- a CDS encoding DUF92 domain-containing protein yields the protein MEWLIGLACSAGIAGAAYVKRSLSGSGFLAAAILGTVMYALGSPIWFGSLIAFFVSSTLLSNWKKHKKQEAESGYEKSGRRDAGQVLANGGLGLLLCVANWAWPHPLWWYAFLGVMAAVTADTWATEIGGLSRKPPRSIKTGQRVPPGTSGGVSGLGMGASLAGGLFIGGAAWLLLALPGQTAPDAITPALRLAAWIGIAGLAGLIGSLVDSWIGATWQQMYRCGACGREIEQARHCGKPAVRIRGRAGWNNDAVNVAGSLAGGAFAVLLALIIGLSFGL from the coding sequence ATGGAGTGGTTAATCGGTCTAGCATGCAGCGCTGGGATTGCAGGGGCGGCTTATGTAAAACGGTCGCTGTCTGGTTCCGGCTTTTTGGCGGCTGCGATACTGGGCACTGTGATGTACGCACTCGGAAGCCCTATTTGGTTCGGCTCCCTCATCGCTTTTTTTGTCTCATCCACCTTATTGTCCAATTGGAAAAAGCATAAAAAGCAAGAGGCCGAGAGCGGTTATGAGAAATCGGGGAGACGCGATGCTGGCCAAGTGCTCGCAAACGGCGGGCTCGGGCTGTTGTTATGTGTAGCAAATTGGGCATGGCCGCATCCGCTTTGGTGGTACGCGTTCCTCGGCGTGATGGCCGCAGTCACAGCCGATACATGGGCGACAGAAATCGGCGGTTTAAGCCGCAAGCCTCCGCGATCGATTAAGACGGGACAGCGTGTTCCGCCCGGCACTTCTGGCGGTGTTTCTGGCCTGGGCATGGGTGCTTCGCTGGCTGGTGGACTATTTATCGGCGGTGCAGCGTGGTTGCTGCTTGCCCTACCCGGCCAAACTGCGCCGGATGCGATCACCCCTGCCCTTAGACTGGCAGCTTGGATCGGCATAGCAGGACTGGCGGGCTTGATAGGGTCACTAGTTGATTCGTGGATCGGTGCGACTTGGCAGCAAATGTACCGTTGCGGTGCTTGCGGTCGTGAAATCGAGCAAGCTCGTCACTGTGGCAAGCCAGCCGTGCGAATCCGTGGTCGCGCTGGTTGGAACAACGATGCCGTCAATGTCGCAGGCTCGCTTGCAGGTGGAGCTTTCGCCGTCTTATTGGCGCTCATAATCGGCTTATCGTTTGGCCTTTAA
- a CDS encoding MFS transporter: MGAHNRWLMITVGLGILLNPLNSSMISVAIARLQNVYRLDFTVVSWIIFSFYIASAIAQPVMGKASDLFGRKKIFLTGLVVSFVASLLAPLSPNFGWLIVFRIVQSIGTSMMVAVGMAIVRIHITEKQATALSILSIFLSGAAAIGPFIGGVLIHYWDWSAIFLINIPFVVASLLLAWRRIPKDESAASASHNMSFRKCLEFIDATGIVLFAVGLVALLVGLLSAKSAGHVSWWHIMVGGIGLVTLGAFVRHELKTTSPFIPLRTFAKYPAMTWVNIEFMLVNVLFYSLFFGLPSYLQMVRHVSEFHTGMLMLSLGLCSLVVSPLAGRWIDQSGPRPALLTSAMLMTFGSLWLVTLDQDSHVFRVCVALAAFGISNGLNNVGMQAALFKSSPKEIIGVASGLFQTSRYLGTILSSLLIGIVMGDKFSSEGLQVLGIILTTIALSLVLMSWRRESRQRGES; the protein is encoded by the coding sequence ATGGGGGCTCACAACAGGTGGTTGATGATTACCGTTGGACTAGGAATATTGTTGAACCCATTAAATTCTTCGATGATTTCTGTTGCGATTGCAAGGCTGCAAAATGTGTACCGTCTTGACTTCACGGTTGTTTCGTGGATTATTTTCTCTTTCTACATTGCGAGTGCAATCGCTCAACCTGTCATGGGAAAGGCAAGTGATTTGTTCGGCCGCAAGAAGATATTTCTTACCGGGCTTGTCGTATCTTTCGTTGCTTCCTTATTGGCTCCATTATCCCCAAACTTCGGGTGGCTCATTGTATTCCGAATTGTGCAATCGATCGGAACTAGCATGATGGTTGCCGTTGGAATGGCGATTGTACGAATTCATATTACGGAGAAACAAGCGACTGCGCTTTCCATACTGTCCATATTCCTATCCGGAGCAGCAGCGATTGGACCTTTTATTGGCGGGGTCTTGATTCATTATTGGGACTGGTCTGCGATCTTTCTCATTAATATTCCGTTCGTGGTGGCGAGCTTGCTGTTAGCCTGGAGGAGGATTCCAAAGGATGAATCGGCAGCATCCGCTTCACATAACATGTCCTTTCGGAAATGTTTGGAGTTCATTGATGCAACAGGGATCGTGCTCTTCGCAGTCGGTCTGGTTGCACTGCTCGTTGGATTACTGTCAGCAAAATCAGCGGGGCATGTCTCATGGTGGCATATCATGGTTGGAGGGATCGGCCTCGTTACACTGGGGGCTTTCGTACGACATGAGTTAAAAACGACTTCTCCGTTTATTCCTCTACGGACATTCGCCAAGTATCCTGCGATGACATGGGTCAATATCGAATTCATGCTCGTTAACGTCCTTTTTTATTCGCTTTTTTTCGGGCTTCCGTCCTACTTGCAAATGGTTCGTCATGTCAGCGAGTTTCATACAGGAATGCTCATGCTCAGCTTAGGTTTATGCTCACTTGTAGTGTCTCCACTAGCAGGACGATGGATTGATCAATCAGGACCTCGACCTGCATTGTTGACATCCGCCATGCTTATGACATTTGGGTCATTGTGGCTCGTGACGTTAGATCAAGATTCACATGTGTTTCGTGTCTGTGTGGCGTTAGCAGCATTCGGTATTAGCAACGGGTTAAACAATGTCGGAATGCAAGCAGCCTTGTTCAAAAGTTCTCCAAAAGAAATCATCGGAGTAGCTTCCGGATTATTTCAAACATCCAGATACCTGGGAACCATTCTATCCTCGTTGTTGATCGGCATTGTAATGGGAGATAAGTTTAGCAGCGAGGGGTTGCAAGTGCTTGGTATTATCCTCACGACAATCGCATTGTCTTTGGTACTGATGAGTTGGCGACGGGAATCAAGGCAAAGGGGGGAGTCGTAG
- a CDS encoding NUDIX hydrolase, with translation MQEEQLDIFDEAGQHIGVEARSEVHRLGLWHQTFHCWIYRVVDDQIELLFQKRHPQKDTCPNLLDITSAGHLIASEQPCDGVRELEEELGLSVSFAELDELGVIRDVTVAPSIIDKEMCHTFLYECDQPLHEYRVQEEEVTGLFWVSLHELEQLFTGEIGQITVNGFLLTEKGEPKDTAMIASKADFVPHEVHYYQQVFAAVKLRAAKR, from the coding sequence ATGCAGGAAGAGCAGCTAGACATATTTGATGAAGCAGGACAGCACATCGGGGTAGAAGCGCGTAGCGAAGTACACCGCTTGGGGTTATGGCACCAAACCTTTCACTGCTGGATATATCGCGTAGTAGATGACCAGATTGAATTGTTGTTCCAAAAAAGGCATCCACAAAAGGATACTTGTCCGAACTTGCTCGACATTACCTCTGCCGGTCATCTTATCGCTTCGGAACAGCCATGTGACGGCGTGCGAGAATTGGAGGAGGAACTGGGCTTGTCCGTGAGCTTTGCGGAATTGGACGAGCTAGGCGTGATTCGTGATGTAACGGTTGCCCCCTCCATCATTGATAAGGAAATGTGCCATACCTTTTTGTACGAATGTGATCAACCCTTGCATGAGTACCGTGTACAGGAAGAAGAAGTCACAGGGCTGTTTTGGGTCAGTCTGCATGAGCTAGAGCAGCTGTTTACAGGCGAGATCGGGCAGATAACGGTGAATGGATTTTTGCTAACGGAAAAGGGTGAACCAAAGGATACAGCGATGATCGCGTCGAAAGCCGACTTTGTTCCACATGAAGTGCATTATTACCAGCAGGTGTTTGCAGCAGTGAAACTCCGCGCTGCCAAGCGATAG
- a CDS encoding sterol desaturase family protein has translation MKAKFLKEFFTFPDILIMSILFLISLSFTMSEWYVLETWVALVAGMIGYAVCEYLIHRFLFHLKPPRNPFFLHLLKRLHYDHHTDPNNLHLLFLPVWYSLPLIAGTGTICYLLTSDVIVTNAFVTGVIGFLLFYEWTHYIAHRPVQPLSPWGRWMKKLHLWHHFKNEHYWYGVTSPVFDVMLGTYKNEQDVEKSSTVRDLERRWDKDVEL, from the coding sequence TTGAAGGCAAAGTTTCTGAAGGAATTCTTTACGTTTCCGGATATCCTCATCATGAGCATTCTATTCTTAATTAGCTTGTCTTTCACTATGTCTGAATGGTACGTGTTGGAAACATGGGTTGCACTCGTGGCGGGGATGATTGGCTATGCGGTATGCGAATACTTGATTCATCGATTTCTCTTTCACCTCAAACCGCCTCGAAACCCATTTTTTCTCCATTTGTTAAAGCGCCTACATTATGACCATCACACCGATCCGAACAACTTGCACCTGTTGTTCTTGCCCGTGTGGTACAGCTTACCGCTCATTGCAGGAACCGGAACCATTTGTTATCTGCTTACTTCTGACGTGATTGTGACCAATGCCTTTGTTACAGGCGTGATCGGATTTCTGCTATTTTATGAATGGACGCATTATATCGCCCACCGTCCGGTTCAACCCCTATCTCCATGGGGGCGCTGGATGAAAAAGCTCCATCTTTGGCATCACTTCAAAAATGAACATTATTGGTACGGTGTCACCAGTCCTGTTTTTGACGTCATGCTGGGAACGTACAAGAATGAACAGGATGTCGAGAAAAGTTCAACGGTGAGGGATCTGGAAAGAAGGTGGGACAAAGATGTTGAACTGTAA
- a CDS encoding LysR family transcriptional regulator encodes MELLQLQYFLTVARMEHVTEAAQRLHVTQSSLSKTIQRLEDDLGVPLFDRKGRKLRLNEFGSKFLCRVERALFELEQGKLELSDLSNPEHGTLELAVTTASTLPNILREFRKKRPDIQFHVQMLTTHEMVTLLHRGEVDFCLSSPPIQEDGIECQIVFLDPILVAVPRGHRLADRNIISLTELKDESFVGVKRGYGTRDLVDSICKSAGFAPTYVYEGDEPARLIQLVEAEIGIAFIPSTARDSREQIKYLQVENHEFVREIALLWHKSRYISRAAQDFRDVVVDYFGDVCKLER; translated from the coding sequence ATGGAACTTCTTCAACTGCAATACTTTCTCACGGTAGCTCGGATGGAACACGTGACCGAAGCTGCACAAAGACTGCATGTGACCCAATCGTCCCTAAGCAAAACGATTCAACGATTGGAGGATGATCTGGGAGTCCCGCTATTTGATCGAAAAGGGAGAAAGCTGCGTCTGAATGAGTTCGGAAGCAAATTCCTCTGCCGGGTGGAAAGAGCTTTGTTTGAATTGGAACAGGGGAAGCTGGAGCTTAGCGATTTGTCCAACCCGGAACATGGCACGCTTGAATTGGCGGTGACTACTGCAAGCACGCTACCCAATATCCTTCGAGAGTTTCGGAAAAAGCGACCCGATATCCAGTTTCATGTACAAATGCTCACCACGCACGAAATGGTTACGCTTCTTCATAGAGGAGAGGTCGATTTTTGCTTGTCCTCCCCTCCTATCCAAGAGGATGGCATTGAATGTCAAATCGTCTTCCTTGACCCTATTCTCGTAGCTGTTCCAAGAGGACATCGACTAGCAGACCGAAATATCATATCTTTGACAGAGCTGAAGGATGAATCGTTTGTCGGTGTAAAGAGAGGGTACGGTACACGGGATCTCGTAGACTCTATATGCAAGTCAGCTGGATTCGCACCTACATATGTGTATGAGGGAGATGAACCTGCAAGGCTAATCCAGCTGGTGGAAGCAGAAATTGGCATAGCCTTCATACCAAGCACGGCAAGAGATTCTCGTGAACAAATCAAATATCTCCAAGTAGAGAATCACGAATTCGTACGGGAAATCGCTTTATTATGGCACAAGAGTCGGTACATTTCGCGAGCTGCCCAAGACTTCCGTGATGTCGTTGTCGATTATTTTGGAGATGTATGCAAACTTGAGAGGTGA
- a CDS encoding LysR family transcriptional regulator, which yields MEWQQFEYFQTLARIQHVTHAAEALSISQSALSRSIARFEDEIGVPLFDRQGRSIRLNKYGQLFLKRVENMMKEFHEGKQEIMDLLDPDKGEVSLGFLHTLSTSHIPDLIASFRAHYPNIHFRLGQGPAPTLMNQLQGGEFDLCLLAPMDMKSPFVWKPLWNEELFVIVPKDHKYANLTSITLKEIADESFIHLKAGYSLRITVEQLFQVAGITPPITFEGEEADTVAGLVAAGLGISLLPNLKGTDQSKITQIPVKNPKCQRTIGIAWVEGRYLSPATEKFKQFVMNHACDFE from the coding sequence ATGGAATGGCAACAGTTCGAATATTTTCAAACCCTGGCAAGAATCCAACACGTGACACATGCTGCCGAAGCTCTCTCGATTTCCCAGTCTGCCCTTAGTCGTTCGATTGCCCGATTTGAGGATGAAATAGGAGTACCCCTTTTTGACCGTCAGGGACGTTCGATTCGGCTCAATAAATATGGTCAGCTCTTTTTAAAGCGAGTCGAAAATATGATGAAGGAATTTCATGAAGGAAAACAAGAAATCATGGATTTACTTGATCCAGATAAGGGAGAGGTGTCTCTTGGGTTTCTGCACACGTTAAGTACCAGTCATATCCCCGATTTGATTGCTTCTTTTCGCGCCCACTACCCAAACATTCATTTCCGACTCGGACAAGGTCCAGCCCCTACGCTTATGAATCAGTTGCAAGGAGGAGAATTTGATCTTTGTCTCCTTGCTCCTATGGATATGAAATCTCCCTTTGTATGGAAGCCGCTTTGGAATGAAGAACTTTTTGTGATTGTCCCCAAAGACCACAAATATGCAAATCTTACCTCGATTACTTTAAAAGAGATTGCAGATGAATCATTTATCCATTTAAAAGCAGGGTACTCCCTTCGTATCACCGTCGAGCAATTGTTTCAAGTAGCGGGAATTACACCTCCCATTACATTTGAAGGAGAGGAAGCAGATACCGTTGCTGGACTGGTCGCTGCTGGACTGGGAATCTCACTTTTGCCCAATTTAAAGGGAACGGACCAGAGTAAGATCACACAAATCCCTGTCAAAAACCCGAAGTGCCAACGAACAATTGGAATTGCTTGGGTAGAAGGGCGATATTTATCACCAGCCACTGAAAAGTTCAAACAATTTGTGATGAACCATGCCTGCGATTTTGAATAG
- a CDS encoding MFS transporter: MIQKGTKLFRKISFAFFAAGFNTFAILYCVQPLMPEFSKEFSVSPTTASLSLSITTMVLAVSMLIFGSLSEVWGRKPIMIVSMLASSVFCILTAFSSNFHVLLVLRTIEGISLAGLPSIAMAYLGEEIESKSLGAAMGLYICGNSIGAVFGRVFSGMISDYFGWQIAIGGIGLISLAATLIFWNTLPPSQHFKARPFVMRKLGLSLMDHLKAPSLICLFVIGFLLLGSNVALFNYIAYVLLEKPYSLSPTTISWTFLIMIIGMFSSVWTGKLIDRHGKQKLLFTSLLLALIGVCLTWEANLLMKIVGLGFFTCGFFGAHAVASSWVGQIALQNKAQASSLYLFFYYTGSSVGGTLGGLFWSAYGWGGVISMNVGFLLIGFILWACVSKMVQNAKKVTKIA, translated from the coding sequence ATGATACAAAAAGGAACGAAACTCTTCCGTAAAATCAGCTTTGCCTTTTTTGCCGCTGGTTTCAATACGTTTGCTATTCTTTACTGCGTACAGCCCTTGATGCCGGAATTTTCAAAAGAATTTTCGGTTAGTCCAACGACTGCAAGCCTTTCCCTCTCCATTACAACAATGGTTCTTGCCGTCAGTATGCTCATTTTTGGTTCGTTGTCTGAAGTATGGGGACGAAAGCCAATCATGATTGTTTCCATGCTCGCTTCTTCTGTGTTTTGTATTCTCACAGCATTTAGTTCGAATTTTCATGTTCTCCTGGTATTGCGAACGATTGAAGGAATTTCATTGGCGGGTTTACCCTCCATAGCAATGGCCTATCTTGGAGAAGAAATCGAATCCAAAAGTTTGGGAGCAGCTATGGGTCTCTATATATGCGGCAATTCAATTGGGGCTGTGTTTGGCAGGGTTTTCTCAGGTATGATAAGTGATTACTTCGGCTGGCAGATTGCGATAGGGGGGATTGGCCTCATCAGTTTGGCTGCTACTCTGATTTTTTGGAATACCTTACCACCTTCACAACATTTCAAAGCACGCCCATTTGTCATGAGAAAATTAGGTCTGTCTCTCATGGATCATCTAAAGGCTCCCAGCCTCATTTGTTTATTTGTCATCGGCTTTTTACTTTTAGGAAGTAATGTAGCGCTATTCAATTACATCGCTTATGTATTACTCGAAAAGCCCTATTCACTCAGCCCAACAACTATAAGTTGGACATTTTTAATTATGATCATCGGAATGTTCAGCTCCGTCTGGACAGGAAAATTAATAGATCGTCACGGTAAGCAAAAGCTGTTATTCACAAGCTTGCTTCTCGCATTGATCGGCGTCTGTTTGACGTGGGAAGCGAATCTCCTTATGAAGATAGTAGGGCTTGGATTTTTTACTTGTGGATTTTTTGGAGCGCATGCCGTTGCAAGCAGCTGGGTGGGACAGATTGCTTTACAGAACAAAGCACAGGCCTCTTCCTTGTACTTGTTTTTCTACTATACGGGCTCAAGTGTAGGAGGAACACTCGGCGGATTGTTTTGGTCTGCATACGGATGGGGAGGCGTCATCAGTATGAATGTCGGCTTTCTCCTAATTGGCTTCATCCTTTGGGCGTGTGTCTCAAAAATGGTACAAAACGCGAAGAAAGTGACGAAAATAGCCTAG
- a CDS encoding ABC transporter ATP-binding protein yields the protein MIVCENLVKIYKANDLEVVALQGLDLRVETGELMGIIGNSGSGKSTLLNMLGGLDRPSAGKLSVAGADLFRLTTSELVLYRLQTVGFVWQNNARNLIPYLSALQNVEMPMLLRGKRKRERAHELLELVGLGHRKKNKLSELSGGEQQRVAIAIALANEPKLLLADEPTGSVDTRTAAIILDLFQELNRSFGLTVVIVTHDLELARKVDRVVAIRDGKTSSELLRRKGTEDNTSESSDVSANADTHEELAVLDQVGRLQIPMEYLQAIQADGKLRIELEEDRIILKAPVAATKTDTQM from the coding sequence ATGATCGTATGCGAAAATTTGGTGAAAATCTACAAGGCAAATGATCTGGAAGTGGTCGCGCTGCAAGGTTTGGATTTGCGTGTAGAGACCGGAGAGTTGATGGGGATCATTGGGAATAGCGGCAGCGGCAAATCAACGCTTCTAAACATGCTGGGAGGACTGGACCGTCCCTCAGCAGGAAAGCTTTCCGTCGCGGGAGCTGATTTATTTCGATTGACGACTTCCGAGCTGGTTTTGTATCGCTTGCAGACCGTAGGTTTTGTCTGGCAGAACAACGCCCGCAATCTGATCCCTTATCTATCCGCGCTGCAAAATGTGGAGATGCCAATGCTTTTGCGGGGCAAGCGAAAAAGGGAGCGCGCCCACGAGTTATTGGAACTGGTGGGACTGGGCCACCGAAAAAAGAACAAGCTGAGCGAACTTTCCGGCGGGGAGCAACAGCGGGTAGCCATCGCGATCGCGTTGGCGAACGAGCCCAAGCTGCTTTTGGCAGATGAGCCGACTGGCAGTGTAGACACCCGAACGGCAGCTATCATTCTCGATTTGTTTCAAGAGCTGAACCGTTCGTTTGGGCTAACCGTCGTCATCGTGACTCATGACTTGGAGCTGGCCCGCAAAGTCGATCGTGTCGTAGCCATTAGGGATGGGAAAACATCCAGCGAATTGTTGCGGCGAAAAGGAACGGAAGATAACACTTCCGAGTCTTCTGATGTGTCAGCTAACGCGGACACTCATGAGGAATTGGCGGTGCTCGATCAGGTGGGGAGGCTGCAGATCCCAATGGAGTACCTCCAGGCGATTCAGGCGGACGGTAAGCTGCGAATTGAGCTGGAAGAAGATCGAATTATCCTAAAGGCACCTGTAGCCGCTACAAAAACAGACACGCAAATGTGA
- a CDS encoding GntR family transcriptional regulator: MILEKKGGKKERSSDQIEMKLIKAILTREYPTGSKLRPERELAEYYGVGRPTVREALQRLERDGWITVRKGHPAIVNDYWHQGNIMTLVHIIQNHDDVTDEFISYLLELRISLSPAYIRNAVAAHQPKVVALLANLDQLKPDADSYAAFDWELQKNLTRLSPNPIYLLIVNSFDSFYLKMARRYFSIPEHREASWHYYHELLNVALQGDFIEAERVARKAMERSLEQWRNRTVLEQDK; this comes from the coding sequence ATGATATTGGAGAAAAAAGGGGGAAAGAAAGAACGGTCGTCGGATCAAATTGAGATGAAATTAATCAAGGCAATTTTGACCCGAGAGTATCCAACAGGAAGTAAGCTGCGTCCAGAACGGGAGTTGGCAGAGTACTACGGGGTAGGTCGGCCAACCGTTAGGGAAGCACTGCAACGCTTGGAAAGAGATGGCTGGATCACTGTGCGGAAAGGACATCCGGCAATTGTCAACGATTATTGGCATCAAGGCAATATAATGACCCTTGTCCATATCATTCAAAACCACGACGATGTTACAGATGAGTTTATTTCGTACTTGCTAGAACTGCGGATATCGTTGTCGCCCGCTTACATTCGTAACGCGGTTGCCGCTCATCAGCCGAAGGTAGTCGCATTGCTTGCCAATCTCGATCAACTGAAACCTGATGCTGATTCTTATGCAGCGTTTGACTGGGAGCTGCAGAAAAATCTGACGAGGCTTTCCCCGAATCCTATCTATTTACTGATTGTAAACAGTTTTGATTCCTTTTACCTAAAAATGGCGCGAAGGTATTTTTCCATCCCGGAACACCGCGAGGCATCTTGGCACTATTACCATGAACTGTTGAACGTCGCTTTACAGGGAGATTTCATCGAAGCAGAGCGTGTAGCCAGAAAGGCAATGGAAAGAAGTTTGGAGCAGTGGAGAAACCGAACCGTGTTGGAACAAGACAAGTGA
- a CDS encoding SDR family oxidoreductase, translated as MTTHLRLHGKIAIVTGASRLQGIGAAICKMLASDGADIFHTYWTAYDQSMAHGIQKNEPAILQEEIRRYRVRCAGIEIDLSQPDAYKKVLDAATVQLGAPSILVNNACYSTNDGYEALDIASLDAHYAINVRATTMLSVEFARRFSQQHGGRIINMTSGQSKGAMVGEIAYAATKGAVDALTTTLAAEVAARGITVNAVNPGPTDSGWMNEEIRQNILQRSPFGRIGQPEDAARLVAFLASNEAEWITGQIMHSEGGFIR; from the coding sequence ATGACTACACACCTTCGCTTGCACGGAAAAATTGCCATCGTAACAGGGGCCAGCCGCCTTCAAGGGATTGGGGCTGCTATCTGTAAAATGCTGGCCTCAGACGGCGCCGATATTTTCCATACGTACTGGACCGCCTATGACCAATCCATGGCACATGGGATTCAAAAGAATGAACCCGCAATCTTGCAGGAAGAGATCAGACGCTATAGAGTCAGATGTGCCGGGATCGAGATCGACCTCTCACAGCCCGATGCCTACAAGAAGGTGCTCGACGCAGCTACAGTACAATTGGGCGCACCAAGCATCCTCGTCAACAACGCTTGCTACTCGACAAATGACGGCTACGAGGCACTGGATATAGCCAGTTTGGACGCACATTATGCCATTAATGTGCGGGCCACCACAATGCTCAGTGTGGAATTTGCACGTCGCTTCTCTCAACAACACGGAGGCCGAATCATCAACATGACATCTGGTCAATCCAAAGGCGCGATGGTCGGCGAGATCGCGTATGCCGCAACAAAAGGAGCCGTGGATGCCCTGACGACTACACTGGCAGCCGAAGTAGCTGCGCGAGGGATTACGGTCAACGCTGTAAATCCAGGCCCTACCGATTCAGGCTGGATGAACGAAGAAATCAGGCAAAACATTTTGCAGCGCTCTCCTTTTGGACGGATTGGACAGCCCGAGGATGCAGCGCGTCTAGTCGCCTTTCTGGCAAGTAACGAAGCGGAGTGGATTACGGGACAAATTATGCATTCCGAAGGCGGGTTCATCCGGTAA